From Domibacillus sp. DTU_2020_1001157_1_SI_ALB_TIR_016, a single genomic window includes:
- a CDS encoding YtpI family protein: MPNFFLVVIIVLSFMFYLFYKVQYVRSRRPMERKWLSAKSSMVLGLFVGMFGVNTLLIQQTTTAYIISAIFILYGFASMAAGFKLYRHYQPFARQEAEKMDGL, from the coding sequence ATGCCTAATTTCTTTTTGGTCGTCATCATTGTTTTATCGTTTATGTTTTACTTGTTTTATAAAGTACAATATGTCAGAAGCAGACGGCCAATGGAAAGAAAATGGCTGTCCGCTAAATCCAGTATGGTACTGGGGTTATTTGTCGGCATGTTTGGCGTAAATACACTGCTTATTCAGCAGACTACAACCGCCTATATTATTTCCGCCATTTTTATTTTGTACGGCTTCGCCAGCATGGCGGCCGGTTTTAAATTGTACAGGCATTACCAGCCATTCGCCCGGCAGGAAGCAGAAAAAATGGATGGGCTGTAA
- a CDS encoding bifunctional oligoribonuclease/PAP phosphatase NrnA, whose product MKQQIIDKIKEYDTIILHRHVRPDPDAYGSQGGLAEIIRATFPEKNVYTVGAEEQTLYFMRRLDQIEDSVYENALVIVCDTANQARICDQRFKLGKEVIKIDHHPNEDPYGDLLWVEEDAAACSQMIYELFKTSGGQLKINDEAARLLYAGIVSDTGRFLYPSTTIETMQCAGELMQYAFDRQELFNHLYEKDAHVLKLEGYILQHFVMDESGVAEVRLTKELLKQFGATQAETSLLVSILSGVKGIKAWVFFIEEEDQIRVRFRSKGPVINGLAMKHGGGGHALAAGASVYSWEEADQVLVDLKNLVAGQ is encoded by the coding sequence TTGAAACAACAGATTATTGATAAAATTAAAGAATACGATACGATCATTCTTCACCGTCACGTACGTCCGGACCCGGACGCATACGGATCACAAGGAGGACTCGCTGAAATAATCCGCGCAACGTTTCCGGAAAAAAACGTTTACACGGTTGGGGCAGAGGAGCAGACGCTTTATTTTATGCGGCGCCTCGATCAAATTGAAGACAGTGTTTATGAAAATGCGCTCGTCATTGTATGTGATACAGCCAACCAGGCGCGAATTTGTGATCAGCGTTTCAAACTTGGCAAAGAAGTGATTAAAATTGATCATCATCCAAATGAGGATCCATACGGCGATCTTCTTTGGGTAGAGGAAGATGCGGCAGCGTGCAGCCAGATGATTTATGAGCTGTTTAAAACATCTGGCGGACAGCTGAAGATCAATGACGAAGCAGCACGCCTTCTTTATGCAGGTATTGTCAGTGATACAGGGCGTTTTTTATACCCGTCTACGACGATTGAGACTATGCAGTGCGCTGGTGAATTGATGCAGTATGCGTTTGACCGGCAGGAGCTGTTTAACCATTTGTATGAAAAAGACGCACATGTCTTGAAGCTTGAAGGATATATCCTCCAGCATTTTGTGATGGATGAATCGGGTGTAGCGGAAGTGCGGCTGACGAAAGAATTGTTAAAGCAATTCGGCGCTACACAAGCTGAAACCTCTCTGCTTGTCAGCATTTTAAGCGGTGTAAAAGGCATTAAAGCGTGGGTCTTCTTTATTGAAGAAGAAGATCAAATCCGCGTGCGCTTCCGCTCTAAGGGGCCTGTCATTAATGGGCTGGCGATGAAGCACGGAGGCGGCGGCCATGCGCTTGCGGCAGGGGCAAGTGTGTATTCATGGGAAGAAGCAGACCAAGTATTAGTAGATTTAAAAAATCTTGTAGCAGGACAATAA
- a CDS encoding CBS domain-containing protein, which translates to MTTKHEQILQYIEELPIGEKISVRQIAKALSLSEGTAYRAIKDAETKGMVSAIERVGTIRIEQKKKENIEKLTFAEVVNIVDGQVLGGRNGLYKTLNKFVIGAMQLEAMMRYTGPGNLLIIGNRVKAHELALQAGAAVLITGGFEAGDEIKKLADELEMPVISTSYDTFTVAAMINRAIYDQLIKKEIVLVGDILTPVESSVFLQLGDTVGDWLDKNKETSHSRFPVVDEHLKVFGIVTAKDIMGSGREVGVEKVMTKHPLTVTLKTSVASAAHMMIWEGIELLPVVDEQNRLQGIVSRQDVLKAMQTAQRQPQAAETLDDTIAKQLILPDDQSGSGSYQFEVTPQMTNQLGTVSYGVFTTIVTEAANRVLRAHKRGDLVVENITIYFLKPIQMESILTVVPKVLEIGRKFGKVDVEVYNAGVLAGKAMMMCQLIDR; encoded by the coding sequence AGATTGCCAAAGCGCTGTCGCTTAGTGAAGGGACTGCTTACCGGGCCATAAAGGATGCTGAGACAAAGGGCATGGTCAGTGCGATTGAGCGTGTCGGCACGATTCGGATCGAGCAAAAGAAAAAAGAGAATATTGAAAAGCTGACGTTTGCAGAGGTTGTGAATATTGTAGACGGACAAGTGCTTGGCGGGCGAAACGGGTTGTATAAAACATTAAATAAGTTTGTCATCGGAGCAATGCAGCTCGAAGCGATGATGCGCTACACAGGACCCGGCAACCTGCTGATTATTGGTAACCGTGTGAAAGCTCATGAGCTCGCTCTTCAAGCGGGTGCTGCTGTCCTCATTACAGGCGGATTTGAGGCAGGCGATGAAATAAAAAAACTGGCCGATGAGCTGGAGATGCCGGTCATCTCAACAAGCTATGATACATTTACTGTAGCAGCTATGATCAACCGGGCGATCTACGATCAGTTGATCAAAAAAGAAATTGTACTAGTTGGGGATATTTTAACACCAGTGGAAAGCAGTGTATTTCTTCAACTTGGAGATACAGTGGGTGACTGGCTGGATAAAAACAAAGAAACATCACACAGCCGGTTTCCGGTTGTGGATGAGCACTTAAAGGTATTCGGTATTGTAACGGCGAAAGATATTATGGGAAGCGGCCGGGAAGTCGGTGTGGAAAAAGTGATGACGAAACACCCGCTTACCGTCACCTTGAAAACAAGTGTGGCCTCAGCCGCCCATATGATGATCTGGGAAGGAATTGAACTGCTGCCAGTCGTAGACGAACAAAATCGTCTGCAGGGTATTGTCAGCCGCCAGGATGTGCTTAAAGCGATGCAAACCGCGCAGCGTCAGCCACAGGCAGCCGAGACCCTCGATGATACAATTGCCAAGCAGCTGATTCTGCCTGATGATCAAAGCGGAAGCGGCAGTTATCAGTTTGAGGTAACCCCGCAAATGACCAACCAGCTCGGCACGGTTTCTTACGGAGTGTTTACAACGATTGTAACCGAAGCCGCAAATCGCGTTTTGCGTGCACATAAACGTGGTGACCTCGTGGTAGAAAATATCACGATTTACTTTTTAAAACCGATTCAGATGGAGTCCATTCTTACGGTTGTCCCCAAAGTGCTGGAAATTGGCCGTAAGTTCGGGAAAGTAGATGTCGAGGTATATAATGCAGGGGTGCTTGCGGGCAAAGCGATGATGATGTGCCAGTTAATTGATCGATAA